One genomic window of Butyricicoccus intestinisimiae includes the following:
- a CDS encoding ROK family glucokinase: MRDYYFGVDVGGTTIKMGLYSQKSGWVKKWEIPTRKENGGMYVLDDIAAAVYAAQQEFDLDNARTAGIGIGVPGPVLKKSIVNGCVNVGWDVVNVSEELGKRTGLPVYVENDANIAALGEQWKGAGKDYQSVALLTLGTGVGGGIILDGKIVSGFQGGGGEVGHLPVVRDAVRSCNCGKADCVELAGSATGVLNCAKQLLSETDEPSAMRDIENLSAKDVCDCCAAGDALARKCIDRAADALGTALACIGCIVNPEAFLFGGGMAAAGDILLEPIGRVYNAKVFPPLRGTPILQATLGNEAGITGAVRLVQIEQQA; encoded by the coding sequence ATGAGAGACTATTACTTTGGCGTAGATGTTGGCGGCACAACGATAAAAATGGGACTGTACAGCCAAAAATCCGGTTGGGTGAAAAAATGGGAAATCCCGACCCGCAAGGAGAATGGCGGTATGTATGTGCTGGATGATATTGCCGCAGCCGTGTATGCGGCACAGCAGGAATTTGATTTGGACAACGCGAGAACCGCGGGCATCGGCATCGGTGTGCCGGGACCTGTGCTCAAAAAGAGCATCGTCAACGGCTGTGTCAATGTTGGCTGGGACGTTGTCAACGTGTCCGAAGAACTGGGCAAGCGTACCGGACTGCCGGTGTATGTCGAAAACGATGCAAACATTGCCGCACTCGGCGAGCAATGGAAGGGTGCAGGCAAAGACTATCAGAGCGTGGCTCTGCTGACGCTGGGCACCGGTGTCGGCGGCGGCATCATTCTGGACGGCAAGATTGTTTCCGGCTTTCAGGGCGGCGGCGGAGAAGTTGGCCATCTGCCGGTGGTACGGGATGCTGTGCGCAGCTGCAATTGCGGAAAGGCGGACTGTGTCGAGCTGGCAGGCTCTGCGACCGGCGTGCTGAACTGTGCAAAGCAGCTACTTAGTGAAACAGACGAGCCGTCCGCCATGCGCGACATCGAAAATCTGTCTGCGAAAGACGTTTGTGACTGCTGCGCGGCAGGTGATGCCTTGGCGCGGAAGTGCATAGACCGTGCGGCGGACGCACTGGGCACAGCGCTCGCCTGCATTGGCTGCATTGTCAATCCGGAGGCATTTTTGTTCGGCGGCGGCATGGCGGCGGCAGGAGATATTCTGCTCGAGCCGATTGGCCGCGTGTACAATGCAAAAGTATTCCCGCCGCTGCGCGGCACGCCGATTTTACAGGCGACGCTGGGCAACGAGGCAGGCATTACCGGCGCGGTGCGTCTGGTACAGATTGAACAGCAAGCATAA
- a CDS encoding M50 family metallopeptidase, whose product MKGRLLVSPSFYVFWAVFCLLDTQNILPVFALAAMLHELGHAAAIACLGGSIRCVRLHAAGAVIMQGTPLSGGRECVVALAGPVTGLLAAVAFAYFRQPIEAGANLVLSLFNLLPIVPLDGGIAVRSLLGLLPPTAARVGCRILYGSSVLAAFALAVFGGVLLWQTGSNPAGLSVGICLLGSHADLLRDARKYAIITKNEIG is encoded by the coding sequence ATGAAGGGACGGCTGCTTGTATCGCCCTCGTTTTATGTGTTTTGGGCGGTCTTTTGTCTGCTGGACACCCAGAATATTCTGCCGGTGTTTGCGCTGGCGGCGATGCTGCACGAGCTGGGACATGCGGCGGCGATTGCGTGTTTGGGCGGAAGCATTCGATGTGTGCGGCTGCACGCGGCAGGTGCCGTGATTATGCAGGGCACGCCGCTTTCCGGCGGACGGGAATGCGTCGTTGCGCTCGCGGGTCCTGTGACCGGCTTGCTCGCAGCTGTCGCGTTTGCGTATTTCCGGCAGCCGATAGAGGCAGGTGCCAATTTGGTGCTGTCGCTGTTCAATTTGCTGCCGATTGTGCCGCTGGACGGCGGTATCGCCGTGCGCAGTCTGCTGGGTCTGCTGCCGCCCACGGCGGCGCGGGTGGGATGCCGAATTTTATACGGCAGTTCGGTGCTGGCGGCGTTTGCACTGGCCGTGTTTGGCGGTGTTCTGCTGTGGCAGACCGGCAGCAATCCGGCGGGGCTGTCGGTGGGGATTTGCCTGCTCGGAAGCCATGCGGATTTGTTGCGTGATGCGCGAAAATATGCTATCATTACAAAGAATGAGATTGGATGA
- a CDS encoding CarD family transcriptional regulator, whose protein sequence is MNEVIHTFCVGDQVLHPLHGAGTITSITIRQNGDNRQPYYAMHLLIDDAELLIPVACETRIGLRRICSKQTAQEILAGNIGTLPPQPSRWNCRQRENMARIRSGDIRQVAQVVICLHMRGRRRALAGSEQRVLACAEKILYSELMLAVSATREEIEQTLEPQWSKLRRR, encoded by the coding sequence ATGAATGAGGTGATACACACGTTCTGTGTTGGAGATCAGGTTCTTCATCCCCTGCACGGTGCAGGGACAATCACATCCATTACGATTCGACAAAACGGAGATAATCGGCAGCCATATTATGCCATGCATCTGCTGATAGATGATGCAGAATTGCTCATTCCGGTTGCGTGCGAAACGCGCATTGGACTGCGGCGTATTTGTTCCAAACAGACCGCACAGGAAATTTTAGCGGGAAACATCGGGACCCTTCCGCCGCAGCCGTCCAGATGGAACTGTCGGCAGCGGGAAAATATGGCGCGCATTCGGTCGGGAGATATTCGACAGGTGGCGCAGGTTGTCATCTGCCTGCATATGCGCGGCAGACGGCGGGCGCTGGCGGGGAGTGAACAGCGCGTGCTGGCGTGCGCGGAAAAAATTTTGTATTCTGAACTGATGCTGGCTGTCTCCGCGACAAGAGAAGAGATTGAACAAACGCTGGAGCCGCAGTGGAGCAAGCTGCGGCGGAGATAG
- the ispD gene encoding 2-C-methyl-D-erythritol 4-phosphate cytidylyltransferase has protein sequence MLNLRKKTIQDKQQTRGKQVYAIIPAAGSSQRMGGGNKLVMELHGQPILCRTLQVFEACPAIDGIVLVCRKQDQANYASLCADWNISKLHKIVEGGPTREHSVLNGILACEKDIGYVAIHDAARPLITEEIIAEAVEVAMRDSAAAPGVACKDSIQVIQNGKMVKNIARESVIAVQTPQCFDIDLICAALTKALESGESLTDDCGAVTALGQPITITRGSYENIKITTPEDVVQGEAILKGRRQK, from the coding sequence ATGCTGAATTTACGGAAGAAAACGATACAGGACAAGCAGCAAACGCGCGGAAAGCAGGTCTATGCCATCATTCCGGCGGCCGGATCTTCGCAGAGAATGGGCGGCGGAAATAAATTGGTGATGGAGCTGCATGGACAGCCGATTTTGTGCCGCACCCTGCAGGTCTTTGAGGCGTGTCCGGCGATTGACGGCATCGTTCTCGTGTGCCGCAAGCAGGATCAGGCAAATTATGCATCTCTGTGTGCGGATTGGAACATCAGCAAGCTGCATAAGATTGTGGAAGGCGGCCCGACCCGCGAACACTCTGTGCTCAACGGCATTCTTGCCTGTGAAAAAGACATTGGCTATGTTGCCATTCACGATGCGGCGCGCCCGCTCATCACGGAGGAAATCATCGCGGAAGCGGTGGAGGTTGCCATGCGTGATTCGGCTGCCGCGCCGGGCGTTGCCTGCAAGGACAGCATTCAGGTCATTCAAAACGGCAAAATGGTGAAAAATATCGCAAGAGAGAGCGTGATTGCCGTACAGACGCCGCAGTGCTTTGACATTGATTTGATTTGCGCGGCGCTGACCAAGGCGCTGGAATCCGGCGAAAGCCTGACCGATGACTGCGGTGCAGTCACGGCGCTGGGACAGCCGATTACCATCACCAGAGGAAGCTACGAAAACATTAAAATCACGACGCCCGAAGATGTAGTACAGGGCGAGGCGATTTTGAAAGGAAGACGACAAAAATGA